The Hyperolius riggenbachi isolate aHypRig1 chromosome 3, aHypRig1.pri, whole genome shotgun sequence genome window below encodes:
- the LOC137561801 gene encoding E3 ubiquitin-protein ligase TRIM21-like, with the protein MASAGLREELECSICLSIYTDPVTLRCGHNFCRGCIHRVLDTQEGSGGYSCPECREKFQERPALQRNIKLCNIVENFLSTQPGQEESQVFCSHCIHTPVPSIGLCLKCEVSLCENHMKVHSKSPEHVLCDPTASLEDRKCPVHKYYCTVDNTCTCVSCQTEESKERVQSLEELSRKAQEKADGETKRVTALFNDVRRRMDDLERRVMSDISRQAEQISLSYDSVIRRLRIKKEVLIRKMCHIEELCNMIDPLTVLQVSHSGDICDTEEGYYEEDIERCDKQLDYGDYLDVATIFQSVSEIITEAQKVFYTQDLEYISLDVSTAYNWLLISDDRKTASNSDTQQNRPKTPKRFQKDPQVLSSQSFSSGRHYWEVDVGGSDSWRLGMCYPSIDRIHESVIGDNDKSWCLYKSDDHYSVIHDSEHILLLNNDSDKVGIYLDYDAGRISFYDTSKPVKRLHTFTATFTEPLHAALCVWDGYVEIMGNSQQMEYTPAKVGGNVKIRPTIIENPQQNECIPPKVDGGTRMQDKDKRTRKMFEQLFRK; encoded by the coding sequence ATGGCGTCTGCTGGTCTGAGAGAGGAGCTGGAGTGTTCCATCTGTCTGAGcatttatacagatcctgtaaCCCTGAGATGTGGACACAACTTCTGCCGGGGCTGTATTCATCGTGTTCTGGACACACAGGAGGGGTCTGGAGGATATTCTTGTCCTGAATGCAGAGAGAAGTTTCAGGAGCGGCCGGCACTGCAGAGGAACATAAAGCTGTGTAACATTGTGGAGAACTTCCTGTCTACTCAGCCAGGTCAGGAGGAGTCTCAGGTCTTCTGCAGTCACTGTATTCACACTCCTGTACCTTCTATAGGATTGTGCTTGAAGTGTGAAGTTTCTCTATGTGAGAATCACATGAAAGTCCACAGCAAGTCACCAGAACACGTCTTATGTGACCCCACCGCCTCCCTGGAGGACAGGAAATGCCCCGTCCATAAGTATTACTGCACTGTGGATAATACCTGTACCTGTGTGTCCTGCCAGACTGAAGAGAGTAAGGAGCgagtccagagtctggaggaactctcgagaaaagcacaagaaaaagcagATGGTGAAACAAAGCGAGTCACTGCCCTGTTTAATGATGTCAGGAGACGGATGGACGATTTGGAGAGAAGGGTCATGAGTGACATCAGCAGGCAGGCAGAGCAGATCTCATTATCCTATGATTCTGTAATCAGACGGCTGAGGATAAAGAAAGAGGTTCTGATCAGAAAGATgtgtcacattgaggagctgtgtaacatgatTGACCCACTGACTGTCCTACAGGTATCACATTCAGGTGACatctgtgacacagaggagggataTTATGAGGAGGACATAGAGAGATGTGATAAACAGCTTGATTATGGAGACTATCTGGATGTGGCAACCATCTTTCAATCTGTATCTGAAATAATAACAGAGGCACAGAAAGTCTTCTATACTCAGGATCTTGAATATATATCACTAGATGTCAGCACAGCTTATAATTGGCTTCTTATATCAGATGACAGGAAAACTGCCTCCAATTCAGATACACAACAGAACCGCCCCAAAACACCAAAGAGATTTCAGAAGGATCCTCAGGTGTTGAGCAGCCAGAGTTTCTCCTCAGGacgacattactgggaagtggatgttggaGGGTCAGATAGCTGGAGGTTggggatgtgttaccccagtatagacagaATACACGAGTCAGTAATTGGGGACAATGACAAGTCATGGTGTTTATACAAGAGTGATGATCACTACTCAGTGATCCATGACAGTGAACACATCCTGTTACTCAACAATGACAGTGATAAAGTTGGCATTTACCTGGATTATGATGCCGGGAGAATCTCCTTTTATGATACGTCTAAACCAGTGAAACgcctccacaccttcactgccaccttcacGGAGCCTCTCCATGCTGCACTGTGTGTATGGGATGGTTATGTAGagatcatggggaattctcaacaAATGGAATATACCCCAGCAAAGGTTGGTGGCAACGTAAAGATAAGGCCAACGATTATAGAGAATCCTCAACAAAATGAATGCATCCCACCAAAGGTTGATGGCGGCACAAGGATGCAGGACAAGGATAAAAGGACAAGGAAGATGTTTGAACAGTTGTTCAGGAAATAA
- the LOC137561802 gene encoding E3 ubiquitin-protein ligase TRIM11-like: MASAGLREELKCSVCLKMYTDPVTLRCGHNFCRGCIHYVLDTQEGSGGYSCPECREKFPERPALQRNITLCNIVENLFVYLMPPKQNGFGVFCSHCIYASVPAVKSCLLCEVSLCEDHLKVHKQSPEHVLCDPTATLEDRKCSIHKKILEYFCTVDNSCICVSCTLSGKHRGHQVETLEEASEREKKKLRNALQKLMTQTEETKKRVQSLEELKRNAQEELDDETKRVTALFGDLRRRLNDLEKRALSNIAKRAKQDLQTYSDIIQQLEIKKDKISRKVCQIEKLCKMTDPLTVLQQSDTGDLRDMEVKERHDKKLQDGEDHLDMAGIFQSLYDILIELNMQEPEDISLDVSTAYNWLLISNDKKTASSSDAQQNRPKTPKTFQKDPQVLSSQSFSSGRHYWEVDVGGSKSWRVGMCYPSIDRRQKSVIGDNDKSWCLYKCEDHYSAIHDSEYILFLDNGSDKIGIYLDYEAGQISFYDMSDPIRHLHTFTATFTEPLHAVLCVWDGCVEIIRGYQQMECTSPKADGNKKIRKRKVLDRLLRR; the protein is encoded by the coding sequence atGGCGTCTGCTGGTCTGAGAGAGGAGCTGAAATGTTCCGTCTGcctaaaaatgtatacagaccCTGTAACCCTGAGATGTGGACACAACTTCTGCCGGGgctgtattcattatgttctggACACACAAGAGGGGTCTGGAGGATATTCCTGTCCTGAATGCAGAGAGAAGTTTCCGGAGCGGCCGGCACTGCAGAGGAACATCACGCTGTGTAACATCGTGGAGAACTTGTTTGTCTACCTCATGCCACCAAAACAGAATGGGTTTGGGGTCTTCTGCAGTCACTGTATTTATGCATCTGTACCTGCTGTAAAATCCTGTCTGTTGTGTGAAGTTTCTCTTTGTGAGGATCACCTGAAGGTCCACAAACAGTCACCAGAACACGTCTTATGTGACCCCACGGCTACCCTGGAGGACAGGAAATGCTCAATTCATAAGAAGATCCTTGAATATTTCTGCACTGTGGATAATtcctgtatctgtgtgtcctgCACTCTGAGTGGAAAACATCGGGGACACCAGGTGGAGACACTGGAGGAGGCTTCTGAAAGGGAAAAGAAGAAACTCAGAAATGCTCTGCAGAAACTGATGACACAGACAGAGGAGACTAagaaaagagtccagagtctggaggaactcAAGAGAAATGCACAAGAAGAATTAGACGATGAAACAAAGAGAGTCACTGCTCTGTTTGGAGACCTCAGAAGACGGCTTAACGATTTGGAGAAAAGGGCATTGAGTAACATCGCCAAACGGGCAAAGCAGGATTTACAAACCTACAGCGATATTATCCAGCAGCTGGAAATAAAGAAGGACAAGATATCTAGGAAAGTGTGTCAGATTGAGAAGCTGTGTAAGATGACTGACCCACTGACCGTCTTACAACaatcagacacaggtgacttgCGGGACATGGAGGTTAAAGAACGACATGATAAAAAGCTCCAAGATGGGGAGGATCATCTGGATATGGCTGGGATCTTCCAATCATtatatgacattttaatagagttaAATATGCAGGAACCTGAAGACATATCACTGGATGTCAGCACAGCTTATAATTGGTTGCTTATATCAAATGACAAGAAAACTGCATCCAGTTCAGATGCACAACAGAATCGTCCCAAAACACCAAAGACATTTCAGAAGGATCCTCAGGTGTTGAGCAGCcagagtttctcctcagggcgacattactgggaagtggatgttggaGGGTCGAAAAGCTGGAGGGTtgggatgtgttaccccagtatagatagaagaCAAAAGTCAGTTATTGGGGACAATGACAAGTCATGGTGTTTATACAAGTGTGAAGATCACTACTCAGCGATCCATGACAGTGAATATATCCTGTTCTTAGACAATGGCAGTGACAAAATTGGTATCTACCTAgattatgaggccgggcagatctccttttatgATATGTCTGACCCAATCAGGCACCTtcacaccttcactgccaccttcactgagcccctccatgctgttCTGTGCGTATGGGATGGATGTGTAGAGATTATCAGGGGCTACCAACAAATGGAATGTACCTCACCGAAGGCTGATGGCAACAAAAAGATACGGAAAAGGAAAGTACTAGACAGGTTGCTAAGAAGATAG